In Gemmatimonadetes bacterium SCN 70-22, a single genomic region encodes these proteins:
- a CDS encoding SET domain-containing protein-lysine N-methyltransferase: MALPDLPFEIRSSPIQGMGAFATRAIPAGVRLIEYAGQRLTPAEAEARYPDVAGERHHTFLFAIDDDVVIDAAVEGNEARFINHSCDPNCDAIVEEGRIWIETIRDVAPGEELAYDYAYILEERHTPAAKRRFPCHCGAATCRGTILGKKR; the protein is encoded by the coding sequence ATGGCGCTCCCCGACCTCCCCTTCGAGATCCGCTCCTCCCCCATCCAGGGGATGGGGGCGTTCGCCACCCGGGCCATCCCCGCCGGCGTGCGGTTGATCGAGTACGCCGGCCAGCGCCTGACCCCCGCCGAGGCCGAGGCGCGCTATCCCGACGTGGCGGGGGAGCGGCACCACACCTTCCTGTTCGCCATCGACGACGACGTGGTGATCGACGCCGCGGTCGAGGGCAACGAGGCGCGCTTCATCAATCATTCGTGCGATCCCAACTGCGACGCCATCGTGGAGGAGGGGCGCATCTGGATCGAGACCATCCGCGACGTCGCCCCCGGGGAGGAGCTGGCGTACGACTACGCGTACATCCTGGAGGAGCGGCACACGCCGGCGGCCAAGCGGCGCTTTCCGTGTCACTGCGGCGCCGCGACGTGCCGCGGGACGATCCTCGGGAAGAAGCGGTAG
- a CDS encoding cobalt-zinc-cadmium resistance protein: MPEHPHKGIQSAQLGLLVNTLLAGVKFVAGILGNSYALVADAVESTSDILSSAIVWGGLRIAAREADSEFPFGYGKAESLAGAVVALMLLGASFGISVEAIREIRTPHHAPAPFTLVVLVVVVLVKETLFRRVFRVADEVGSSAVRADAWHHRSDAITSVAAFIGISVALWKGEGWESADDWAALVAALVIAINAVILLRPVVYDLMDRAPAPDIIDHVRLAALGIPDVLAIEKLKVRRAGTGLYVDLHVQSDPELSLHDAHIVSGKVKSAILGAVPRVSGVLIHMEPFEGKSRPRTRRV, from the coding sequence GTGCCCGAGCACCCGCACAAGGGGATCCAGTCCGCCCAACTCGGCCTCCTGGTCAATACGCTCCTGGCCGGGGTGAAATTCGTTGCCGGGATCCTGGGGAATTCGTACGCCCTGGTGGCCGACGCGGTGGAGTCCACCTCGGACATCCTGTCGTCGGCGATCGTGTGGGGCGGGCTGCGGATCGCGGCGCGCGAGGCCGACAGCGAGTTCCCCTTCGGTTACGGGAAGGCGGAGTCGCTGGCCGGGGCGGTGGTGGCGCTCATGCTCCTCGGCGCCTCGTTCGGGATCTCCGTGGAGGCGATCCGCGAGATCCGCACCCCGCATCACGCGCCAGCGCCGTTCACGCTGGTGGTGCTGGTGGTGGTCGTCCTGGTGAAGGAGACGTTGTTCCGGCGCGTCTTTCGTGTGGCGGACGAGGTGGGAAGTTCGGCGGTACGCGCCGACGCATGGCACCATCGTAGCGACGCCATCACGTCAGTAGCGGCATTCATCGGCATCAGCGTGGCGCTGTGGAAGGGAGAGGGGTGGGAGTCGGCCGACGATTGGGCCGCACTCGTCGCCGCGCTCGTCATCGCCATCAACGCCGTCATCCTGCTCCGTCCCGTGGTCTACGACCTCATGGATCGCGCCCCCGCTCCCGACATCATCGACCACGTCCGCCTGGCTGCACTCGGCATCCCCGACGTCCTGGCGATCGAGAAGCTCAAGGTCCGTCGCGCGGGTACCGGGCTCTATGTCGACCTGCACGTCCAGTCGGACCCCGAGCTCTCGCTCCACGACGCCCATATCGTGAGCGGGAAGGTGAAGAGCGCCATCCTTGGCGCCGTCCCCCGCGTGAGCGGGGTCCTCATCCACATGGAGCCGTTCGAGGGGAAGAGCCGCCCCCGGACGCGCAGGGTGTGA